In Nocardioides marinus, one DNA window encodes the following:
- the ald gene encoding alanine dehydrogenase yields MKVGVPKEVKNHEYRVAITPIGVHELTAHGHEVLIEEGAGLGSQITDEEFVAAGARILSTADDVWATAEMVLKVKEPVSEEYHRMREGQTLFTYLHLAADKPLTTELLDRKVTGIAYETVQLDNGSLPLLYPMSEVAGCLAPQVGAHALLKAQGGRGVLLGGVGGVANAKVVIIGAGVSGQNAANIALGMGADVTLLDTDLDKLRMSFWRYNNQVHGLASSKLAIEQHVKTADMVIGAVLIPGAAAPKLVTNDLVAQMKPGSVLVDIAVDQGGCFEDTRATTHSDPTYQVHQSTFYCVANMPGAVPTTSTYALTNATLPYTVALANKGWRQALADDASLAKGLNTHAGTLTNKPVGEAVGIDAVDPETVLA; encoded by the coding sequence GTGAAGGTCGGCGTCCCGAAGGAAGTCAAGAACCACGAGTACCGCGTGGCCATCACGCCCATCGGCGTGCACGAGCTGACCGCGCACGGGCACGAGGTGCTGATCGAGGAGGGGGCCGGTCTCGGGTCCCAGATCACCGACGAGGAGTTCGTCGCCGCCGGTGCACGCATCCTCAGCACCGCCGACGACGTGTGGGCCACCGCCGAGATGGTCCTGAAGGTCAAGGAGCCGGTCTCGGAGGAGTACCACCGGATGCGGGAGGGGCAGACCCTCTTCACCTACCTCCACCTTGCCGCGGACAAGCCGCTGACCACCGAGCTGCTGGACCGGAAGGTCACCGGCATCGCCTACGAGACCGTCCAGCTCGACAACGGCTCGCTGCCGCTGCTGTACCCGATGTCGGAGGTCGCCGGCTGCCTGGCGCCCCAGGTCGGGGCGCACGCGCTGCTCAAGGCCCAGGGCGGCCGGGGCGTGCTGCTCGGCGGCGTCGGCGGCGTGGCGAACGCCAAGGTCGTCATCATCGGGGCCGGTGTCTCGGGCCAGAACGCCGCCAACATCGCCCTCGGCATGGGAGCCGACGTCACGCTGCTCGACACCGACCTGGACAAGCTGCGGATGTCGTTCTGGCGCTACAACAACCAGGTGCACGGCCTCGCGTCCTCGAAGCTGGCCATCGAGCAGCACGTGAAGACCGCCGACATGGTGATCGGCGCGGTGCTGATCCCCGGGGCGGCTGCCCCCAAGCTGGTCACCAACGACCTGGTGGCGCAGATGAAGCCGGGCTCGGTCCTCGTCGACATCGCGGTGGACCAGGGTGGCTGCTTCGAGGACACCCGCGCCACCACGCACTCCGACCCCACCTACCAGGTGCACCAGTCGACCTTCTACTGCGTGGCCAACATGCCCGGCGCGGTCCCCACCACCTCGACCTACGCGCTGACCAACGCGACGCTGCCCTACACCGTGGCGCTGGCCAACAAGGGGTGGCGCCAGGCCCTGGCCGACGACGCCAGCCTCGCCAAGGGCCTCAACACCCACGCCGGCACGCTGACCAACAAGCCGGTCGGTGAGGCGGTCGGGATCGACGCCGTGGACCCGGAGACCGTCCTGGCGTGA
- a CDS encoding MBL fold metallo-hydrolase — protein sequence MRVTFCGVRGSTPAPGPDFVRYGGHTSCVAVAPDGGRPTLLLDGGTGLMRVTELLGATPFDGTLLLGHLHWDHTHGIPFFRSGTAHGSRVDVLLPEQVAGRPGDAHATLARCFSPPHFPVEPRELGGGWTFAEIAEGARTVEGFEVLAREIPHKGGRTFGYRVSDAGGSLAYLSDHSPTGLGPGPDGLGERHEAALALASGADLLITDAQHLAAQFPDVAFLGHASVEYDVELAVEAGARTLVLFHHDPWRTDDEVDAVLALARDRAAGRVEVVAAREGLEVGLGG from the coding sequence ATGAGGGTCACGTTCTGCGGGGTGCGCGGCTCCACGCCCGCCCCGGGCCCCGACTTCGTGCGCTACGGCGGGCACACCTCGTGCGTCGCCGTCGCGCCCGACGGCGGGCGCCCCACGCTGCTGCTCGACGGCGGCACCGGCCTGATGCGCGTGACCGAGCTGCTGGGCGCCACGCCCTTCGACGGGACCCTACTGCTGGGGCACCTGCACTGGGACCACACCCACGGCATCCCGTTCTTCCGCTCCGGCACCGCGCACGGCAGTCGCGTCGACGTGCTCCTGCCCGAGCAGGTGGCCGGACGGCCCGGTGACGCCCACGCAACGCTCGCCCGCTGCTTCTCGCCGCCGCACTTCCCGGTCGAGCCGCGCGAGCTCGGCGGCGGGTGGACCTTCGCGGAGATCGCGGAGGGCGCGCGCACCGTGGAGGGCTTCGAGGTGCTCGCCCGCGAGATCCCGCACAAGGGCGGGCGGACCTTCGGCTACCGGGTCTCCGACGCCGGCGGCTCCCTCGCCTACCTCTCCGACCACAGCCCCACCGGACTGGGCCCGGGCCCCGACGGCCTGGGCGAGCGGCACGAGGCCGCCCTGGCGCTGGCCTCGGGTGCCGACCTGCTCATCACCGACGCCCAGCACCTCGCGGCGCAGTTCCCCGACGTGGCCTTCCTGGGCCACGCCAGCGTGGAGTACGACGTCGAGCTGGCCGTCGAGGCCGGTGCCCGCACCCTGGTGCTCTTCCACCACGACCCGTGGCGGACCGACGACGAGGTCGATGCCGTCCTCGCGCTGGCCCGTGACCGTGCCGCGGGGCGCGTCGAGGTGGTCGCCGCGAGGGAGGGCCTCGAGGTCGGCCTCGGCGGGTAG
- a CDS encoding NUDIX domain-containing protein yields MSHPPLRDEPGSWPVVTSRDLHRDDWVVALREDRITVPDGSGEPFRRLVLEHPGAAIVLAVDEQERVLCLWQYRHATQRTFVEIPAGLLDGGPDESPLEAARRELVEEAGHEAEEWTHLATTYASPGISAEVAHIFLARGLRHVGRQGFEPEHEEAHMRAGWVPFADLHDAVLAGDVQDAPVVIAVLAARARGLMSS; encoded by the coding sequence ATGAGCCACCCGCCGCTGCGGGACGAGCCGGGCTCCTGGCCGGTCGTCACGAGTCGCGACCTGCACCGTGACGACTGGGTGGTCGCACTGCGCGAGGACCGCATCACCGTGCCGGACGGCTCGGGCGAGCCGTTCCGGCGCTTGGTGCTGGAGCACCCCGGCGCCGCGATCGTGCTCGCCGTCGACGAGCAGGAACGGGTCCTGTGCCTGTGGCAGTACCGCCACGCCACGCAGCGCACCTTCGTCGAGATCCCTGCCGGGCTCCTCGACGGCGGTCCCGACGAGTCTCCGCTGGAGGCCGCGCGTCGCGAGCTGGTCGAGGAGGCCGGGCACGAGGCCGAGGAGTGGACGCACCTCGCGACGACGTACGCCTCACCGGGCATCTCCGCCGAGGTGGCGCACATCTTCCTGGCGCGCGGCCTGCGACACGTGGGACGGCAGGGCTTCGAGCCCGAGCACGAGGAGGCGCACATGCGCGCCGGCTGGGTCCCGTTCGCGGACCTCCACGACGCCGTCCTCGCCGGCGACGTGCAGGACGCACCGGTGGTGATCGCCGTCCTCGCGGCCCGTGCGCGTGGTCTGATGTCCTCGTGA
- a CDS encoding CTP synthase, with product MRNSGPTKHVFVTGGVASSLGKGLTASSLGRLLRSRGLSVTMQKLDPYLNVDPGTMNPFQHGEVFVTNDGAETDLDIGHYERFLDADLSGRANVTTGQVYSNVIAKERRGDYLGETVQVIPHITGEICERILAMHGEDVDVVITEIGGTVGDIESLPFLEAARQVRQTIGRDNVFFVHVSLVPYIGPSKELKTKPTQHSVAALRQVGIQPDAVVCRADRELPEGIKRKIADMCDVDREAVVTAADAPSIYDIPKVLHREGLDAYVVRKLDLPFRDVDWREWDDLLRRVHHPEEEVTIALVGKYIDLPDAYLSVAEALRAGGFAHHAKVNIEWIPSDECATQAGAARRLQDVDAVCVPGGFGIRGLEGKLGALTYARTHGIPTLGLCLGLQCMVIEYSRTVLGLEKAGSTEFDPETPEPVIATMAEQKEFVEGAGDLGGTMRLGMYPAHLKAGSIVREVYGEEVVSERHRHRYEVNNTYRPRLEEAGLVFSGTSPDDTLVEYVELPREVHPYYVATQAHPELRSRPTRPHPLFKGLVGAAIARQKELRFPIDEKGLRREPSDDE from the coding sequence GTGAGGAACTCAGGCCCGACCAAGCACGTGTTCGTGACCGGAGGCGTCGCCTCCTCGCTCGGGAAGGGTCTCACTGCCTCCAGCTTGGGACGGCTCCTGCGCTCGCGGGGGCTCTCGGTGACGATGCAGAAGCTCGACCCGTACCTCAACGTGGACCCCGGGACGATGAACCCGTTCCAGCACGGCGAGGTCTTCGTGACCAACGACGGCGCCGAGACCGACCTCGACATCGGTCACTACGAGCGCTTCCTGGACGCCGACCTGTCCGGTCGCGCCAACGTCACCACCGGGCAGGTCTACTCCAACGTCATCGCCAAGGAGCGCCGCGGCGACTACCTCGGCGAGACGGTGCAGGTCATCCCGCACATCACGGGGGAGATCTGCGAGCGGATCCTGGCCATGCACGGCGAGGACGTCGACGTGGTCATCACCGAGATCGGTGGGACCGTCGGTGACATCGAGTCGCTGCCCTTCCTCGAGGCTGCCCGCCAGGTCCGCCAGACCATCGGCCGTGACAACGTCTTCTTCGTCCACGTCTCCCTCGTCCCCTACATCGGGCCCTCGAAGGAGCTGAAGACCAAGCCGACCCAGCACTCCGTGGCCGCGCTGCGGCAGGTCGGCATCCAGCCCGACGCGGTCGTCTGCCGCGCCGACCGGGAGCTCCCCGAGGGCATCAAGCGCAAGATCGCCGACATGTGCGACGTCGACCGGGAGGCGGTGGTCACCGCGGCCGACGCCCCGTCGATCTACGACATCCCCAAGGTGCTGCACCGCGAGGGCCTGGACGCCTACGTCGTCCGCAAGCTCGACCTGCCCTTCCGCGACGTCGACTGGCGTGAGTGGGACGACCTGCTGCGTCGCGTGCACCACCCCGAGGAGGAGGTCACGATCGCGCTGGTCGGCAAGTACATCGACCTGCCCGACGCCTACCTCTCCGTGGCCGAGGCGCTGCGGGCCGGCGGCTTCGCGCACCACGCCAAGGTCAACATCGAGTGGATCCCCTCCGACGAGTGCGCCACCCAGGCGGGCGCGGCCAGGAGGCTGCAGGACGTCGACGCCGTGTGCGTCCCCGGGGGCTTCGGCATCCGGGGCCTCGAGGGCAAGCTGGGCGCCCTGACCTACGCCCGCACCCACGGGATCCCGACGCTCGGGCTGTGCCTGGGCCTGCAGTGCATGGTCATCGAGTACTCCCGCACCGTGCTGGGCCTGGAGAAGGCCGGGTCCACGGAGTTCGACCCCGAGACCCCCGAGCCGGTCATCGCGACGATGGCCGAGCAGAAGGAGTTCGTCGAGGGCGCCGGGGACCTCGGCGGCACCATGCGGCTCGGGATGTACCCCGCCCACCTCAAGGCCGGCTCCATCGTGCGCGAGGTGTACGGAGAGGAGGTCGTCTCCGAGCGGCACCGTCACCGCTACGAGGTCAACAACACCTACCGGCCGCGACTGGAGGAGGCGGGGCTGGTCTTCTCCGGCACCTCTCCCGACGACACGCTGGTGGAGTACGTCGAGCTGCCGCGCGAGGTCCACCCCTACTACGTGGCCACCCAGGCCCACCCCGAGCTGCGCTCGCGCCCGACCCGGCCGCACCCGCTGTTCAAGGGCCTGGTCGGTGCGGCCATCGCCCGGCAGAAGGAGCTGCGCTTCCCGATCGACGAGAAGGGCCTGCGCCGCGAGCCCTCCGACGACGAGTGA
- the recN gene encoding DNA repair protein RecN, whose translation MIEEIRIQSLGVIDSSTLELGPGLTVITGETGAGKTMVVTALGLLLGGRADSGAVRTGSRTARVEGVVVTDDLPELVEGVEEAGGTVEDGRVVLARNVSAEGRSRAFVGGASVPVATLSGVSEPLVAVHGQSDQHRLLRPRAQRDALDRFGGESLAAAAAAYREFFDRLRAVEEELTDVVTHARERAREADLLRLGLEEVEAVAPQAGEEAQLAAEETRLGFADTLRAAAEQAREALSSEQGGPDAMGTLGAARTQLDGVRDHDPEAAALADRAAELGYVLADLATDVASYASGIDTDPARLAAVSERRADLIRLTRKYGETLEEVLAWAERSAARLLELDGSDERVEALRADRARLRAELATAAATLSDLRADAARRLGEQVSDELTLLAMPHARLSVDVRQHETEAPQDPEAPGAPLQVGERWLRFAPSGIDEVELLLAANTGSDPRPLDKGASGGELSRVMLAVEVALAGTSPVPTFVFDEVDAGVGGAAAVEVGRRLAALARGSQVLVVTHLPQVAAYADRHVVVRKSHDGTVTSSGLTLLGEEEREHELSRMMAGLSGSDTALAHARELLEVARTARA comes from the coding sequence GTGATCGAGGAGATCAGGATCCAGAGCCTGGGCGTCATCGACTCCTCGACCCTCGAGCTCGGGCCCGGGCTCACCGTCATCACCGGGGAGACCGGCGCCGGCAAGACCATGGTCGTCACCGCGCTCGGCCTGTTGCTCGGCGGTCGTGCCGACAGCGGCGCGGTCCGCACCGGCTCCCGCACCGCCCGGGTCGAGGGCGTGGTCGTGACCGACGACCTGCCCGAGCTGGTCGAGGGTGTGGAGGAGGCCGGCGGCACCGTCGAGGACGGCCGGGTCGTGCTGGCCCGCAACGTCTCGGCGGAGGGACGCTCCCGGGCGTTCGTCGGGGGCGCCTCGGTCCCGGTCGCGACGCTCTCCGGGGTCAGCGAGCCGCTCGTCGCGGTGCACGGCCAGTCCGACCAGCACCGGCTGCTGCGACCGCGCGCCCAGCGCGACGCGCTCGACCGCTTCGGCGGTGAGTCGCTCGCAGCGGCCGCGGCGGCCTACCGCGAGTTCTTCGACCGCCTCCGAGCCGTGGAGGAGGAGCTCACCGACGTCGTGACCCACGCCCGGGAGCGGGCCCGTGAGGCCGACCTGCTCCGCCTCGGTCTCGAGGAGGTCGAGGCCGTCGCCCCGCAGGCGGGCGAGGAGGCCCAGCTGGCCGCGGAGGAGACCCGGCTCGGGTTCGCCGACACGCTGCGGGCGGCCGCCGAGCAGGCACGGGAGGCGCTCTCCAGCGAGCAGGGCGGCCCCGACGCGATGGGCACCCTCGGAGCGGCGCGCACCCAGCTCGACGGCGTCCGGGACCACGACCCGGAGGCCGCCGCCCTCGCGGACCGGGCCGCCGAGCTCGGGTACGTCCTGGCCGACCTCGCGACCGACGTGGCGTCGTACGCCAGCGGCATCGACACCGACCCGGCGCGACTCGCGGCGGTCTCCGAGCGGCGCGCCGACCTGATCCGGCTGACACGGAAGTACGGCGAGACCCTCGAGGAGGTGCTCGCGTGGGCCGAGCGCTCGGCGGCGCGGCTGCTCGAGCTCGACGGCTCCGACGAGCGGGTCGAGGCCCTGCGCGCCGACCGGGCCCGGCTTCGAGCCGAGCTCGCGACCGCGGCCGCCACCCTCAGCGACCTGCGTGCGGATGCCGCCCGCCGGCTGGGCGAGCAGGTCAGCGACGAGCTCACCTTGCTGGCCATGCCGCACGCACGGCTCTCGGTCGACGTCCGGCAGCACGAGACCGAGGCGCCGCAGGACCCCGAGGCCCCCGGGGCCCCGCTGCAGGTGGGGGAGCGGTGGCTGCGCTTCGCCCCCAGCGGCATCGACGAGGTCGAGCTGCTGCTGGCGGCCAACACCGGCTCGGACCCCCGCCCGCTCGACAAGGGCGCCTCCGGTGGTGAGCTGTCCCGGGTGATGCTCGCGGTCGAGGTGGCGCTGGCAGGGACCAGCCCGGTGCCGACGTTCGTCTTCGACGAGGTCGACGCCGGCGTCGGCGGCGCTGCCGCGGTCGAGGTCGGCCGCCGGCTCGCCGCCCTGGCCCGCGGCTCCCAGGTGCTGGTGGTCACCCACCTGCCCCAGGTCGCGGCGTACGCCGACCGGCACGTCGTGGTCCGCAAGTCCCACGACGGCACCGTCACCAGCTCCGGGCTGACGCTGCTGGGCGAGGAGGAGCGCGAGCACGAGCTCTCGCGGATGATGGCCGGCCTCTCGGGCTCGGACACCGCGCTGGCCCACGCCCGGGAGCTGCTCGAGGTGGCGAGGACCGCGCGCGCCTGA
- a CDS encoding NAD kinase, which produces MTRRVLLLTHTGREDACEVALACCRALSAHGIVVRMPAGEMADLGISPEDPDIRVETMAEGDLAGADCELALVLGGDGSILRAAEVTHATGTPLLGVNLGHVGFLAEAEQDDVESTIEAVVAGRYTIEERTTLDVRVVRDGEVVTSTFALNEASVEKAARERMLEVVVEVDGRPLSRWGCDGVVCSTPTGSTAYNFSAGGPIVWPQVDALLLVPISAHALFARPLVVAPTSVMAVEVLANTEGSGVLWADGRRAVDLPPGARIEVRRGERPVRLVRLHRAPFTDRLVAKFGLPVEGWRGSAERRRRGEAP; this is translated from the coding sequence GTGACCCGTCGTGTGCTGCTGCTGACCCACACCGGTCGCGAGGACGCCTGCGAGGTCGCGCTCGCCTGTTGCCGGGCCCTGTCCGCGCACGGCATCGTGGTGCGGATGCCGGCCGGCGAGATGGCCGACCTGGGCATCAGCCCCGAGGACCCCGACATCCGGGTCGAGACCATGGCCGAGGGAGACCTGGCGGGGGCCGACTGCGAGCTGGCGCTCGTCCTGGGCGGCGACGGCTCGATCCTGCGTGCCGCCGAGGTCACCCACGCGACCGGCACGCCGCTGCTCGGCGTCAACCTCGGCCACGTCGGGTTCCTGGCCGAGGCGGAGCAGGACGACGTCGAGAGCACCATCGAGGCGGTGGTCGCCGGCCGCTACACCATCGAGGAGCGGACCACCCTCGACGTACGCGTGGTGCGTGACGGCGAGGTGGTGACCTCGACCTTCGCGCTCAACGAGGCCAGCGTCGAGAAGGCGGCCCGGGAGCGGATGCTCGAGGTCGTCGTCGAGGTCGACGGGCGCCCGCTGTCCCGGTGGGGCTGCGACGGCGTGGTGTGCTCCACGCCCACCGGCTCCACCGCCTACAACTTCAGCGCCGGAGGTCCGATCGTGTGGCCGCAGGTCGACGCGCTGCTGCTCGTGCCGATCTCCGCGCACGCGCTGTTCGCCCGGCCGCTGGTCGTCGCACCGACCTCGGTGATGGCCGTCGAGGTGCTCGCCAACACCGAGGGCTCCGGTGTGCTGTGGGCCGACGGGCGGCGTGCGGTGGACCTGCCGCCGGGCGCGCGCATCGAGGTGCGCCGCGGCGAGCGTCCCGTGCGACTGGTCCGGCTGCACCGGGCCCCCTTCACCGACCGCTTGGTCGCGAAGTTCGGGCTCCCCGTGGAGGGCTGGCGCGGCTCCGCCGAACGTCGACGTCGGGGGGAGGCGCCGTGA
- a CDS encoding TlyA family RNA methyltransferase produces the protein MPPRRLRLDQELVRRGLARSREHASELVAAGRVSVSGAPARKPATGVTTDVAIVVREDVDRPDYVSRGGHKLAGALDAFSTVGLSVAGRRCLDAGASTGGFTDVLLRRGAARVLAVDVGYGQLAWSLQSDDRVVVHDRTNIRELDLDLVGEPVDLVVGDLSFISLSLVLDALIAVTRADGDLALMVKPQFEVGKDRVGKGGVVRDPELRAEAVLAVAEAAARRGWGAVAATTSPLPGPSGNVEFFLWLRRGPATVTAEQVAALVRGDDPLAAAAGEKVEP, from the coding sequence GTGCCGCCGCGTCGGCTGCGGCTGGACCAGGAGCTGGTCCGCCGAGGTCTGGCCCGCTCCCGTGAGCACGCCAGTGAGCTGGTGGCCGCGGGCCGGGTGTCGGTGTCCGGCGCCCCTGCTCGCAAGCCGGCGACGGGGGTCACGACCGACGTCGCGATCGTGGTCCGCGAGGACGTCGACCGACCCGACTACGTCTCCCGGGGTGGCCACAAGCTGGCCGGCGCGCTGGACGCCTTCTCGACGGTGGGACTCTCGGTGGCCGGCCGGCGCTGCCTCGACGCCGGAGCCTCCACCGGCGGGTTCACCGACGTGCTCCTGCGCCGCGGGGCCGCCCGGGTGCTGGCGGTCGACGTCGGCTACGGCCAGCTGGCCTGGTCGCTGCAGAGCGACGACCGGGTCGTCGTGCACGACCGCACCAACATCCGTGAGCTGGACCTCGACCTGGTGGGCGAGCCCGTCGACCTCGTGGTCGGTGACCTGTCCTTCATCTCGTTGTCGCTGGTGCTCGACGCGCTCATCGCCGTCACCCGGGCCGACGGCGACCTGGCGCTGATGGTCAAGCCGCAGTTCGAGGTCGGGAAGGACCGGGTCGGCAAGGGGGGCGTCGTGCGCGACCCGGAGCTGCGCGCCGAGGCGGTCCTGGCCGTCGCCGAGGCCGCGGCACGTCGGGGGTGGGGCGCCGTGGCGGCCACCACGAGCCCGCTGCCGGGACCCTCGGGCAACGTCGAGTTCTTCCTGTGGCTGCGCCGCGGCCCCGCCACGGTCACCGCCGAGCAGGTCGCGGCGCTGGTGCGGGGGGACGACCCGCTCGCCGCGGCCGCCGGTGAGAAGGTGGAGCCGTGA
- a CDS encoding HAD-IIA family hydrolase, translating into MLGWSDQELCDAHDLVMLDLDGVVYVGGAAVPRAAESIEVARRRGMHPAFITNNASRTPQRVAQHLSDLGVRAEVADVVTSAQAAARVLAQQLPDGARVVLLGAEGLEQALRAEGLEPVGVEDEAEAVVSGYGPDVLWRDVMRAAVRIRDGLWWVASNTDMSIPTPYGTAPGHGVLVETLRRFSGVDPVVAGKPERPLLEETVRRVGGERPLMVGDRLDTDIEGAVGLDIPSLLVRTGVSGLSDLVAAREGERPTYLAADLAGLLTPHPRVEEADGAWQCRGWTARVVGAALQVRGGGDADDWWRAVACAAWQHLDRTGAVVDVAGLQPPEDDVHAAR; encoded by the coding sequence GTGCTGGGCTGGAGCGATCAGGAGCTGTGCGACGCCCACGACCTGGTGATGCTCGACCTGGACGGGGTCGTCTACGTGGGTGGCGCGGCGGTCCCACGGGCAGCGGAGTCGATCGAGGTGGCCCGTCGCCGGGGGATGCACCCCGCGTTCATCACGAACAACGCCTCGCGCACGCCGCAGCGGGTGGCCCAGCACCTGAGCGACCTCGGGGTGCGGGCGGAGGTCGCCGACGTGGTGACCTCGGCGCAGGCCGCCGCGCGTGTGCTCGCCCAGCAGCTCCCCGACGGCGCCCGGGTCGTGCTGCTCGGCGCAGAGGGGCTCGAGCAGGCGCTGCGGGCGGAGGGGCTGGAGCCGGTCGGGGTGGAGGACGAGGCCGAGGCCGTCGTGAGCGGCTACGGACCCGACGTCTTGTGGCGCGACGTGATGCGCGCGGCGGTGCGCATCCGGGACGGGCTGTGGTGGGTCGCGTCGAACACCGACATGTCCATCCCCACGCCGTACGGCACGGCACCGGGGCACGGCGTGCTCGTGGAGACGCTGCGGCGCTTCTCGGGGGTCGACCCGGTGGTGGCCGGCAAGCCGGAGCGACCACTGCTGGAGGAGACCGTGCGGCGCGTCGGAGGGGAGCGGCCGCTGATGGTGGGGGACCGACTCGACACCGACATCGAGGGGGCCGTCGGCCTCGACATCCCCTCGCTGCTCGTCCGGACCGGCGTCAGCGGACTGTCGGACCTCGTGGCCGCGCGCGAGGGAGAGCGCCCGACGTACCTTGCGGCCGACCTCGCGGGACTGCTCACGCCGCACCCGCGGGTCGAGGAGGCGGACGGGGCCTGGCAGTGCCGTGGCTGGACCGCGCGCGTGGTGGGCGCAGCCCTGCAGGTGCGGGGCGGGGGAGACGCCGACGACTGGTGGCGAGCCGTCGCCTGTGCGGCCTGGCAGCACCTCGACCGGACGGGGGCCGTGGTCGACGTGGCCGGGCTGCAACCGCCCGAGGACGACGTCCACGCCGCGCGATAG
- a CDS encoding DUF1015 family protein, producing MDESDPAVTPPPLAGPFRLHTFRPRGRPDVGTRTLFVHEWTASGFTVRGVVGLLDLTGGHCPSARAVVLPHERVHADQVHQLAGRMARGRVDTAPILLAHRGPVALRSLLDEVCSEPPRLVRNLRDQRHRVWALSRPSELELVAAELAGTSALLADGHHRYAAHLRLQRSGTRGSDRALSVLVDHEDTPLHLGAIHRVLPGPVLHVARRQGWGVVTVGTGSPLREVAPGRVVVWEAGLTHVLTLPPTPGPPGGSGLVTTATMPVLAVERMLAQLPTGDTSYHHEAEAALAEAGRRDRSALLLPAPTLDEVLSIVRQGRLLPEKATSFQPKPRPGLLTRRLRDV from the coding sequence ATGGACGAGTCCGACCCGGCCGTCACTCCCCCACCGCTGGCGGGGCCCTTCCGCCTGCACACGTTCAGGCCGCGCGGACGACCCGACGTCGGCACCCGGACCCTGTTCGTCCACGAGTGGACGGCCTCGGGATTCACCGTGCGCGGGGTCGTGGGGCTGCTGGACCTCACCGGCGGTCACTGCCCCTCCGCCAGGGCCGTCGTCCTCCCGCACGAGCGCGTGCACGCCGACCAGGTCCACCAGCTGGCCGGCCGGATGGCCCGGGGCCGGGTCGACACCGCCCCCATCCTGCTGGCCCACCGTGGACCGGTCGCGTTGCGCTCGCTGCTGGACGAGGTGTGCTCCGAGCCCCCGCGGCTGGTCCGCAACCTGCGGGACCAGCGGCACCGGGTCTGGGCGCTGTCGCGCCCCAGCGAGCTCGAGCTGGTCGCGGCGGAGCTCGCCGGCACCAGCGCCCTGCTCGCCGACGGGCACCATCGCTACGCCGCCCACCTGCGCCTGCAGCGCTCGGGGACCCGTGGCTCGGACCGGGCGCTCAGCGTGCTGGTGGACCACGAGGACACCCCCCTCCACCTGGGTGCGATCCACCGCGTGCTGCCCGGCCCCGTGCTCCACGTCGCTCGACGACAGGGCTGGGGAGTCGTCACCGTCGGCACCGGCAGTCCCCTGCGCGAGGTCGCCCCTGGGCGCGTGGTCGTGTGGGAGGCGGGCCTGACCCACGTCCTCACCCTGCCACCGACGCCCGGACCTCCGGGCGGTTCCGGTCTGGTGACCACCGCAACCATGCCCGTCCTGGCGGTCGAGCGCATGCTCGCGCAGCTGCCGACCGGCGACACCTCCTACCACCACGAGGCGGAGGCCGCCCTGGCAGAGGCAGGGCGACGGGACCGCAGCGCACTCCTGCTGCCCGCTCCCACCCTCGACGAGGTGCTCTCCATCGTCCGGCAGGGCCGGCTGCTCCCGGAGAAGGCCACGTCGTTCCAGCCCAAGCCGCGACCGGGCCTGCTCACGCGTCGGCTCCGCGACGTCTGA
- a CDS encoding single-stranded DNA-binding protein translates to MTLAGRVSADPEEKQLPSGDTVWVFRLVVRRPEGAGSRQSVDTVDCCAWTPRVQRSVAGWREGDQVEVRGAVRRRFFRTGAGTQSRVEVEVASGRLRRRGADA, encoded by the coding sequence GTGACGCTCGCGGGGCGGGTGTCGGCGGACCCCGAGGAGAAGCAGCTGCCCAGCGGGGACACGGTGTGGGTGTTCCGGCTGGTGGTGCGCAGACCCGAGGGGGCGGGCTCGCGACAGTCCGTCGACACCGTGGACTGCTGTGCCTGGACCCCACGGGTCCAGCGCAGCGTGGCCGGGTGGCGCGAGGGTGACCAGGTCGAGGTGCGTGGGGCGGTGCGTCGCCGCTTCTTCCGGACAGGCGCGGGCACGCAGAGCCGGGTGGAGGTCGAGGTGGCCTCCGGCCGGCTCAGACGTCGCGGAGCCGACGCGTGA